The following proteins are encoded in a genomic region of Bacteroidales bacterium:
- a CDS encoding GIY-YIG nuclease family protein, translating to MKFCKTIKIFLIDGDPNGRMSCELSNWSGKAYKIPRIKIKECTDRDDLSSTGVYLLFGKDDAGKDQVYIGEAESILKRLNQQLTSKDFWNEAIVFISKDENLNKAHIKYLENRLHDIAKTANRYKVDNSVIPTQSSISESERAEMEEFIEYIKMLVNTLGHKVFDEKREFKPQQKQETFFIKAARGADGQGEQTSDGFVVFKGSKAAGSTVTSMTSNFITLRQKLIDEGVLLDRGQFLEFPEDYIFSSPSTAASIVLGRNANGLTEWKHKSGKTLKEIESDERTTKV from the coding sequence ATGAAATTCTGTAAAACAATAAAAATATTTCTCATCGACGGCGACCCAAACGGAAGGATGAGTTGTGAACTATCCAACTGGTCAGGAAAGGCATATAAAATCCCAAGAATAAAAATCAAGGAATGCACAGACCGTGACGACCTTTCGAGTACTGGTGTTTATCTTCTCTTTGGCAAAGACGATGCCGGAAAGGATCAAGTTTATATTGGAGAAGCTGAATCAATATTGAAAAGGCTAAATCAACAATTGACTTCAAAGGACTTTTGGAATGAGGCAATTGTATTTATTAGCAAGGATGAAAACTTAAACAAAGCCCACATAAAATATTTGGAAAACCGATTACACGACATTGCCAAAACTGCGAATCGTTATAAGGTTGACAATTCTGTCATTCCAACTCAATCCTCAATTTCTGAATCAGAAAGAGCAGAAATGGAAGAATTTATTGAGTATATCAAGATGCTTGTAAACACACTTGGTCACAAAGTGTTCGACGAAAAGAGAGAGTTTAAGCCACAGCAAAAACAAGAAACATTTTTTATTAAAGCTGCACGTGGTGCAGATGGACAAGGCGAACAAACATCAGACGGATTTGTAGTTTTCAAGGGTTCAAAAGCAGCTGGTTCGACAGTAACCTCAATGACGTCAAATTTCATAACCTTGAGACAAAAACTAATTGACGAAGGAGTGCTTCTTGACAGAGGTCAATTTCTTGAATTCCCCGAAGATTACATCTTTAGCAGTCCATCGACGGCAGCATCAATCGTACTAGGACGAAATGCAAATGGTTTGACCGAATGGAAACATAAAAGCGGGAAAACACTTAAAGAAATTGAATCGGATGAAAGGACAACAAAGGTATAA